AGATTCCTGAATTGAGTAAATACACGAAATGGCTGACCGGGAATGTTTACCTGTTCCAGCTGAAAACTCATTTCGGTATCAAGGATACGTTCTCTGATATTGTAACATTCAACACCGCCGAAAGAATCTCCGAAGGTTTTAATTGCCAGATCGCAAAGTGATAATGCAGTGGCTACACCTTCCTTTTGTGTTTTCGAATATCCTTCATTGTTACCCAGGTATAATGGTGTCCCTTCCAGGTAGGTATTCGCCAGCAACATGATAGCTTTAGTACCTTCCGGCACTTGTTCATAGGCTTTCATGGCTGTTTCCAATGCTTTGCGATATAAATCTGCCTTATTATCGGCTACAGAAACGTTGTTAACCGCTGATATCCGATCTATATCTGCATCTGCCAGTGCGTTTTTACTTCCATCATTAAGATGAAAAGCAATTAGCTGCTGACGCAGCAGCAATGCTTTAAAGAAATGAGAGCTGCTGTCTGTGCTGGTAAATTTGTGTTGCGCAAAGGTTGCAGCTGGTGCAAAAGCCGTAGGATCTGTCAGTTCAAATGCATTGGTGGGTTTGGTCAGAGAAGATTCACCTGAATCAAAGTACGCCAATGCCCGTGAAATTAGCAGGTCATATAAGGTAGGTCGGAGATGTTTTGCATTTTCTCCCTGGGAGATGATCACCTGGTAGTTATCCAGTGTGGCCTTCTTCAAAGCGGTGGGATCTGCCAGGGATGCTTCATAGGCCGAGGTAATTTCCTCATTCAGCTTATCAATTGACCAGGTACGGATATCTGTGTTTTTATCATCAGCAATACTTGTCCTGTCCCGCATCCCATATTGATGATTTTGCAGGTAAGTATGAAGGATTTCTCCTTTCATGCTATACAAAATTGCTTTCTTAGGGCCTATAGCTGCCTTAATATGGTTATCCAACAGGGCCATGCCGGTGGTCAGGCTGCTATCATTCAGAATAGCGTTATACCTCAGTTTATAGATGAGTGCTTTGATCTGTTGCTGATCATTTTTATCAGCAACAGCCTTCTGGTAAATGGCATCTACCTGTTTGAGGGCGGTGGTAGCCAGGGCTTTTGATTCAGATTGATCTACCTGCTTCCAGGCATTATCATAATAGTTTTGGGCCGTCATAGACATACAGCTAAAGATTAATAAACAAAATGCTACTAGAAAACGAGACATGGGTTTCATGAAAAAAAGATTTTCAGATTAGGTCCAGCTGGGGCCGGGGTATTAAAAGCGAAAGGTGAAAAGCAAAGGGTATGCCCCATTCACTTTCCACCTTTCTAAAGTATTGTCAGACTGAAAAAAATTAAGCCAGAGCGCCTTTTTTGCTCAGGACTTCAGCCATCGTTTTACCGATATTAGCCGGGCTTTCCACTACGTGAACGCCACATTCAGCCATAATTTTCATTTTAGCAGCAGCAGTATCTTCAGCACCACCGATGATAGCACCTGCGTGACCCATACGACGGCCCGGAGGAGCAGTCTGGCCAGCGATGAAACCAACTACTGGTTTAGTACCGTGTTCTGCGATCCAGCGTGCAGCTTCAGCTTCCATGCTACCACCGATTTCACCGATCATGATGATACCTTCAGTTTCAGGATCGTTCATCAGCAGCTCAACCGCATCTTTGGTTGGGGTACCGATGATTGGGTCGCCACCGATACCGATAGCTGTAGAAACACCCAGACCAGCTTTAACAACCTGATCAGCAGCTTCGTAAGTCAGGGTACCGGATTTAGAAACGATACCGATTTTACCTTTTTTGAAGATAAAGCCAGGCATGATACCTACTTTAGCTTCTTCAGCGGTGATAACGCCAGGGCAGTTAGGGCCGATGAGGCGGGTGTTGGTTCCCTGCAGGAAGTTTTTAGCTTTCACCATGTCCTGAACCGGAATACCTTCTGTGATACATACCACCAGGGCAATACCAGCTTCGGTAGCTTCCATGATTGCATCAGCAGCAAAAGCCGGTGGCACAAAAATGATAGATACATTGGCGCCGGTTGCTTTAACAGCATCCGCTACGGTATTAAATACCGGGCGCTCCAGGTGGGTAGTACCGCCTTTGTTAGGGGTAACACCACCAACTACATTGGTTCCGTATTCAATCATCTGTGTGGCATGGAATGTACCTTCTGTACCGGTAAACCCTTGCACAATCACCTTGCTATCCTTATTAACTAAAACACTCATCGCGCTTGTTTTATTGGTTTATTATTTTAATATCTTATTTCGTCTGGTGACGCAAAAATAAGCTGATTTGAACAATTCTGCAATTTAGCACCTTTCGGATAAAGCTGAGAACTAAACACTGTTAATTACCAGCTATTTTTTCGGCTCCTGCCCCTTGTCCTTCCATTCTCCCCGATCGATAAGGTCTTTCTGACGCATTTCCTTCGCCTCCCGGAGGAAGTCGGACGCAAATATAAAATCATTCAACAGCTGGTCCTTGCTGAATACAATATCTTTATTCGAGCCTTCCCACTGCTTTTTCCCCTGGTACATATATACAATGTTATCCCCACTTTCCATTACGGTATTCATGTCATGGGTGTTGATAACGGTGGTAATATTGTATTCAGCCGTCAGCTCCTTGATCAGCTGGTCTATCACCAGGGAAGTCTGTGGATCGAGCCCTGAGTTAGGCTCATCACAGAAAAGGTATTTCGGGTTCAGCACAATGGCGCGGGCAATCCCTACCCTTTTTTTCATCCCTCCGGAGATCTCCGCCGGGAATTTTTTAGCGGCATCTTTCAGCGCCACACGCTCCAGACACTCTGCTACACGCTTTTTCTTATCTCTGTAACTACCTGTTCCGAACATCTCCAGGGGAAACATTACATTCTGTTCTACTGTCATACTGTCAAACAAAGCAGACCCCTGAAACAGCATGCCTATCTCCTGACGTATGATCTTACGCTCATGGATATCCATGTTGGTAAAGTCCTTGTCGCCATACATTATCCTGCCCTGATCAACTTCTATCAACCCTACCATGCACTTCATCATCACCGTCTTACCGCTACCACTGGACCCGATAATAAGGTTAACCTTACCGGATTCCATTGTAGCCGAAACGCCTTTCAATATCTCCTTGTCGCCAAAGCTCTTTTTTATGTCTTGCAGTTGAATCATGATTTCTCGAAATAGCTTACAGTAATATCGCCGTGAGGGCATAGTCCATGAACAATACCAACACACAGCTCACCACTACGGCCGTAGTACTGGCTTTACCGATCTCCAGCGCCCCACCACGCACATTATACCCATAGTAAGCGGATACACTGGCAATAATAAATCCGAAGGTATATGACTTCGCCAACGCAAAAAATACGTTGTAGGCCTTGAATTCCTGTCTCAGCCCCTGCATAAACTGTTCTGCGGAAATAATACCGGATAATACACCCGCTTCCTTACCTCCCCATACACCCAGGAAACCGGAAATGGCCACCAATACCGGCACCATCAATACGGCAGCAAGGATTTTAGGCAAAATCAGGTAGCCTTTGGTATTAATACCCATGATTTCCAGGGCATCAATCTGCTCGGAAACCCTCATATTACCCAGCTCCGAGGCAATCTTGGAACCTACCACACCCGCCAGTACAATACTGGTAAGCGTTGGGGCAAATTCCAGGATAATCGTATCCCGTACTACCTGTGCAATCGTGCTTTTAGGAATGATCGGACTTACCAGCTGATAAGCCGTTTGGAGCGTAGCCACGCCCCCAATAAATAATGAAATGATAAATACTATCCCCAACGACCCTACGCCAATATCTACACATTGCTGCATAAACTGCTTCCAGTACATCCGCATGTTCTCCGGACGGGAGAAACAGCCTTTCAGCATCAATAGATAGTTTCCGAAATGATAGAAGAATTTGAACTCCATAACCGGCCAAAGATAGGAAGGATTTTAACAATGACACCTGAAATTCCTGCCTATTTCAGGCTGCTCACCAATAGTCTTTTCAGGCTACGCTCCACAATTTCCCCCATGGACTTACATCTGGCAAAAACAGGGTCATGATAATACTGCGCCAGTTCCTCACCCAGCTGATGAATTTTTTCAGGAAAAGATACCCTGTCTGTCATGATAACATCGCGGAGGTCTTTTATCCGGTGCCGTTGTACTACAATACGCCTGGCCATCAAAGCCCGCTCTTCCTGCTGGTACTGCTTCACCACTTCTGCGTTCAAGTGCTTGATAGCCAGATCAACAAACACACGGTTCTCCTTAAAAAACTGCGGCATATAAAGGGTTCGCTTGCCTTCATAAAACTGCTGGTCGAAGTCTATCGCCCGGATACGAAACTGTACATCATCAAAATCAGGGGTAATATCAAATACAAAATTATAGGAACGCATATCTCCCAGTAGTCGCACAAAACAACGCTCGTTGAATTTTACAAACTCCTTGGCGATACGCTTCGGGTTAAACTCTGGTCTGTTCAGGTAATGCAGGATAAACTGATCTCCCGGAACACCGGCAATATGTTCTTCTACCAACGTATTGCCATCTATCAGGAAATTCATCCAGTAGGGAGAAAGAATATGTTCCAGCTCAAGGCCATAGATACGGGAAGCATCGGCTATCTTGATATAAAAATAATCGTATACCTCGTTGTAATTGTTGACAATCTTTACCCTGAAAGGATGGGAATTACCGAATGTGCAAAAATCTATACGCTCTATATGCAAATGTTCTTCGGCTGCCTGGTCACCGCCGGCTTTTAATATGGAATATATCCTTTTCAGCCCCGCATGTATAGATCCTACCATGCTTTGCGGGTACAACACCGTTTCCCACAACGAATCTCTCCCCTCCTTGTCATACACCGGAATAGAAGATTCATAATACAACAGCTCCTGATAAGAGATAGGCAGTTTGATCTCCCGCTCATACAACTTCAGGTAATTGCGGAAGGCCTGGTTTATCGGGAAAAATATCTTCTTCCTGGAAATCTCTTGCATGTGCTAAATATAGCACAAAATAGCGGGACGGCATACGCTAAAAAGCCATCAGCGCGAAGATAAGGACCCCGAGGCCGATACCTTCACGCTGATGGCAGCTATTAATAGTGGCGTAGACTATTTCTTCTTTTTGTCTTTAGACTTGTCGGCAGCCATGCTTTCGCGGCAGCATTTTTCCTGTGCGTCCACTACGGCGATGTTTACCATGTTCACGATCTGACGAACGGTACTACCCAGTTGCAGAATGTGTACAGGTTTTTTCATACCTAACAATACCGGACCGATAGCGTCGAAGCCGGCAACTTCCTGTAACAGGTTATAAGCCACGTTACCAGCAGTCAGGTTAGGGAAGATGAGTGTGTTCACTTCTCCTTCCAACAGCTCGGTAAATGGATAGTTATCCTGGAGGATTTCTTTGTTAAATGCCATTGCAGCCTGGATTTCACCATCTACAATCAGCGAAGGATTACGCTTCTTAACGATATCGCGGGCTTTAGCCACCAGCTGCGCCTCAGGGGTAGGGCTGGAACCAAAGTTAGAGTAAGAAAGCATAGCGATACGTGGGGTGATGTTGAAGTGTTGTACTTCTTTAGCCACCATTTCCGTAATATCAGCCAGTTCTTCCGCGGTAGGATTGAAGTTTACGGTTGTATCAGCCAGGAACAGCGGTCCACGCTTGGTCTGGATGATATACATACCTGCTACTTTATTCACACCTTCTTCCATTCCGATCACCTGTAATGCAGGACGGATGGTATCAGGATATTTACGGGTCAGACCAGAAATCAGCGCATCTGCTTCGCCGGTTTCCACCATCATACAACCGAAGTAGTTACGTTCACGCATAACTTTCTTCGCTTCGTACATGTTAAAGCCTTTACGCTTGCGCTTTTCGAAGAACAGCTCACCAAACTGATGACGTTTTTCCTGCATCTCATCGCTCTTAGGATCGATGATCTGGATATCGTCAATTTCGATGGCATGTTCCTTAGCCAGACTACGGATTTTCGCTTCATTACCCAACAGGATAGGGAAGGCAATTCCTTCGTCATTTACAACCTGTGCAGCTTTCAGTACTTTAATGTTGTCTGCTTCTGCAAATACAACTTTCCTTGGATCACGACGCGCTTTGGTACCGATTACACGGAACAGCTGGTTGTCGAGTCCCAGCCGGCCATTCAGCTCTACTTTATATGCTTCCCAGTCAGTAATATGGTGATGTGCCACACCGCTGTCCATAGCCGCTTTTGCCACTGCAGGCGCTACTGTGCTCAGCAAACGTGGGTCCAGTGGTTTCGGAATGATATATTTAGGACCGAAGAAGATATTTTTCTCGTTATAGGCGAGGTTTACGATATCCGGTACCGGTGTTTTTGCCAGTTCAGCCAGGGCTCTTACGGCAGCGAGTTTCATTTCCTCGTTGATTTCAGTAGCTCTTACGTCCAGGGCGCCACGGAAGATATAAGGGAAGCCCAATACGTTGTTAACCTGGTTAGGATAATCGGAACGGCCTGTTGCCATGATTACGTCCGGACGTGCTGCCACAGCGGTATCATAGGCAATTTCAGGATCAGGGTTTGCCATAGCCATCACGATAGGGTTTTTACCCATGCTCTTGATCATCTCTGGCGTCACCACGTTACCAACAGAAAGACCCAGGAATACATCCGCATCCTTCATCGCTTCTGCCAGTGTTTTTACTTTTGATTTGGTAGCAAACTGCATGTGCATCGGGCCCAGATCTTTACGCTCTGTATTCAGCACACCGTCTTTATCAAATAAGATGAAGTTTTCCAGCTTCGCACCCAATGCTAAATAGAGGCGAACGCAGGCCATAGCAGCGGCGCCAGCACCGTTAACTACGATCTTAACTTTCTCAATTTTCTTTTTAACGAGTTCAAGACCATTGAGCAATGCAGCACTTGAAATGATCGCCGTACCATGCTGGTCGTCGTGCATTACAGGTATCTTCAGCTCTTTACGCAGTCTTTCTTCAATCTCAAAGCACTCAGGACTCTTAATATCTTCCAGGTTAATACCACCGAAGGTTGGTTCCAGCGCTTTTACGGCAGCTACAAAACTGTCCGGATCTTTCGCATTTAATTCAATATCAAAAACATCAATGTCAGCAAAGATTTTGAATAATACACCTTTACCTTCCATCACCGGCTTACTCGCTTCCGGCCCAATATCACCCAATCCCAGTACGGCGGTACCATTACTGATAACACCAACCAGATTACCTTTTGCAGTGTATTTGTATGCGTTTTCTACATCGTTGTAAATCTCCTTACAAGGTTCAGCTACACCTGGAGAGTATGCGAGGGAGAGATCCCATTGTGATTTCGTATTCTTCGTAGGTACTACTTCAATTTTGCCCGGCCTGCCTTTT
This window of the Chitinophaga sp. Cy-1792 genome carries:
- the sucD gene encoding succinate--CoA ligase subunit alpha, with the protein product MSVLVNKDSKVIVQGFTGTEGTFHATQMIEYGTNVVGGVTPNKGGTTHLERPVFNTVADAVKATGANVSIIFVPPAFAADAIMEATEAGIALVVCITEGIPVQDMVKAKNFLQGTNTRLIGPNCPGVITAEEAKVGIMPGFIFKKGKIGIVSKSGTLTYEAADQVVKAGLGVSTAIGIGGDPIIGTPTKDAVELLMNDPETEGIIMIGEIGGSMEAEAARWIAEHGTKPVVGFIAGQTAPPGRRMGHAGAIIGGAEDTAAAKMKIMAECGVHVVESPANIGKTMAEVLSKKGALA
- a CDS encoding ABC transporter ATP-binding protein → MIQLQDIKKSFGDKEILKGVSATMESGKVNLIIGSSGSGKTVMMKCMVGLIEVDQGRIMYGDKDFTNMDIHERKIIRQEIGMLFQGSALFDSMTVEQNVMFPLEMFGTGSYRDKKKRVAECLERVALKDAAKKFPAEISGGMKKRVGIARAIVLNPKYLFCDEPNSGLDPQTSLVIDQLIKELTAEYNITTVINTHDMNTVMESGDNIVYMYQGKKQWEGSNKDIVFSKDQLLNDFIFASDFLREAKEMRQKDLIDRGEWKDKGQEPKK
- a CDS encoding ABC transporter permease, yielding MEFKFFYHFGNYLLMLKGCFSRPENMRMYWKQFMQQCVDIGVGSLGIVFIISLFIGGVATLQTAYQLVSPIIPKSTIAQVVRDTIILEFAPTLTSIVLAGVVGSKIASELGNMRVSEQIDALEIMGINTKGYLILPKILAAVLMVPVLVAISGFLGVWGGKEAGVLSGIISAEQFMQGLRQEFKAYNVFFALAKSYTFGFIIASVSAYYGYNVRGGALEIGKASTTAVVVSCVLVLFMDYALTAILL
- a CDS encoding phosphate acyltransferase, with amino-acid sequence MAHHHITDWEAYKVELNGRLGLDNQLFRVIGTKARRDPRKVVFAEADNIKVLKAAQVVNDEGIAFPILLGNEAKIRSLAKEHAIEIDDIQIIDPKSDEMQEKRHQFGELFFEKRKRKGFNMYEAKKVMRERNYFGCMMVETGEADALISGLTRKYPDTIRPALQVIGMEEGVNKVAGMYIIQTKRGPLFLADTTVNFNPTAEELADITEMVAKEVQHFNITPRIAMLSYSNFGSSPTPEAQLVAKARDIVKKRNPSLIVDGEIQAAMAFNKEILQDNYPFTELLEGEVNTLIFPNLTAGNVAYNLLQEVAGFDAIGPVLLGMKKPVHILQLGSTVRQIVNMVNIAVVDAQEKCCRESMAADKSKDKKKK